In Leptospirillum ferriphilum, the following proteins share a genomic window:
- a CDS encoding anhydro-N-acetylmuramic acid kinase translates to MCGTSLDGVDGALVRIYQGKIDLLAYEHHPFSPRLTNWIREILSENMTGKPTFQYWGDLEHLMSETETSLMSSLCSLSNISPSDLNGAGTHGVTAYHRPSPHEPPWENPEITTIPGITLQISNPYRLSQKYGIPVVYDFRRADVSVGGEGAPLATLFHRAAFSDPHENRAFLNLGGIANLTYLPAFSNAHQACLSFDTGPGNMLLDLAMSHITHGEKTYDKNGQRSASGNVQKSIQDFLLDDPWFSKPPPKSTGREDWGKEKFANLLTFLKNHPSVPDNDLLASLAETTAAGVLSGFRWLDSKPDLLILGGGGSYNTDLRRRISRITGVPTNTTERFGWPPQAIESMAFAYLAALTLSGRPASLPSTTGCSYAVIGGSIVPPQNGSLPARLREICLAAGIHLPFPDRATPPEFRLPESGPLFSEETGKRQ, encoded by the coding sequence ATGTGCGGTACCTCGCTTGATGGCGTGGATGGGGCCCTGGTACGGATTTACCAGGGAAAGATCGATCTTCTCGCGTATGAACATCATCCGTTTTCACCCCGTCTGACAAATTGGATCCGGGAGATTTTGTCTGAAAATATGACTGGAAAACCGACTTTTCAATACTGGGGTGATCTCGAACATCTGATGTCGGAAACGGAAACCTCCCTGATGTCCAGCCTCTGCTCCCTCTCCAACATTTCCCCATCGGACCTTAATGGCGCCGGAACACACGGAGTGACGGCTTACCATCGGCCATCGCCCCATGAGCCACCCTGGGAAAATCCCGAAATTACAACAATACCGGGTATCACCCTACAGATATCCAATCCCTATCGTTTGTCACAAAAGTATGGAATTCCAGTTGTGTACGATTTTCGAAGAGCCGATGTTTCCGTTGGCGGCGAAGGAGCTCCCCTGGCAACATTATTCCACAGGGCCGCCTTTTCGGATCCTCACGAAAACAGAGCTTTTCTGAATCTGGGTGGCATTGCCAACCTGACATACCTACCGGCATTTTCGAACGCCCATCAAGCCTGCCTGTCATTCGATACGGGACCGGGAAACATGTTGCTCGATCTGGCCATGTCACACATAACGCACGGGGAAAAAACATACGACAAAAATGGCCAAAGAAGCGCTTCCGGAAACGTCCAAAAAAGTATTCAGGATTTTCTTCTGGACGACCCCTGGTTCTCAAAGCCTCCTCCAAAATCGACCGGCAGGGAAGACTGGGGGAAAGAAAAATTTGCAAATCTTCTCACTTTTCTCAAAAACCATCCATCTGTTCCAGACAACGATCTTCTGGCCAGCCTGGCGGAAACCACCGCTGCCGGAGTTTTGTCAGGATTTCGTTGGCTCGACAGTAAACCGGATCTTCTTATTCTTGGAGGAGGTGGAAGCTATAATACGGATCTTCGGAGGAGAATATCTCGCATCACAGGCGTTCCGACAAACACGACGGAGCGGTTTGGATGGCCCCCCCAGGCGATCGAAAGCATGGCCTTCGCTTATCTTGCCGCACTGACACTCTCGGGTCGTCCTGCCTCCCTGCCATCAACGACCGGGTGCTCCTACGCCGTGATCGGAGGATCTATTGTTCCCCCACAGAATGGATCCCTGCCGGCCAGGCTGAGAGAAATCTGTCTAGCTGCCGGAATCCATCTTCCGTTCCCAGATCGAGCCACCCCTCCTGAATTTCGACTCCCCGAATCCGGACCCCTCTTTTCTGAAGAAACCGGTAAACGTCAATGA